Within Chloroflexota bacterium, the genomic segment CAACTCAGCGCCATGACCCAGGTCTACGCCGAATGGGTGCTCAGCCGCCGGGCTTCCATTTTTGCTTTGCGGCGCGACATGCTTGCCATGAAGCGCCAGACCTTGCACCAAAAGCACAAGCCTTTTTACGATCTGGCGCTCACCATCAGCCGCCCGTTTGAAGAAGTGCTGCAGGAAGCCGTTCAAAACGGCGTGCTCCGCCAGCCGCCGCTGGAAGCCCCCCTGAGCGGGATGTTATTGGGGCTGCTGCACGGCATTCTGCACAGCCAGGAAAACGTTGCCAATCCCAAAGCCCTGGCCAAAGCCGCTGCCCAGTGGGCAGTCGAAACCCTCTGGCACGGCATGGCTGCCTCTACTGCACCTTCCTCACCTGGAGAAACCTCATGAAACGACGCATCGTTTTGGCTCTCGGCGGTGGCGGCACCAAAGGCTACGCCCACATCGGCGTGATCAAGGTGCTCGAAGCCGCAGGTTACGAAATCGCCGCGGTCAGCGGCACCAGCGCGGGGACCTTGGTTGGCTCGCTGTATGCCGCGGGCTACACCCCCGACGAGATCACCACGCTGCTGAAA encodes:
- a CDS encoding TetR/AcrR family transcriptional regulator; translated protein: MGPTSHPPVGKARILETAERLFLKHGYRAVSIRDIANACGVTNAALYYYFPSKEALFWEVLRQHLNRLAENLRAARAAAPPDPQAQLSAMTQVYAEWVLSRRASIFALRRDMLAMKRQTLHQKHKPFYDLALTISRPFEEVLQEAVQNGVLRQPPLEAPLSGMLLGLLHGILHSQENVANPKALAKAAAQWAVETLWHGMAASTAPSSPGETS